A window of the Lolium perenne isolate Kyuss_39 chromosome 7, Kyuss_2.0, whole genome shotgun sequence genome harbors these coding sequences:
- the LOC127315515 gene encoding probable CCR4-associated factor 1 homolog 9 gives MEVAVRSVWAENFKAESRLLHQIAPLARHVALNVKYPGCVFGHGNGRSHRDLTADEERYEVIRANVGLLRPLQVGIAVCTDDGRRFAWEFNLRGFDVASPKHARDPKSVAYLASHGVDFSRLPRDGIDGFRLRWLLRDSGLIRARPSWATFTGAYHVAYFVTMMYGEKLPDSVDDFMKMARDLIGRQLYDVKRLAREHDRSCVGALSNVVEKLNVMPPREGISKSKPAGTGSMLALLAFETLKHKLGPNMEKYRHELCGLQVV, from the coding sequence ATGGAGGTCGCCGTCCGTTCTGTGTGGGCCGAGAACTTCAAGGCCGAATCACGGCTCCTCCACCAGATCGCGCCGCTTGCCCGGCACGTCGCCCTAAATGTGAAGTACCCCGGCTGCGTCTTCGGCCACGGTAATGGCCGGAGCCACCGCGACCTCACCGCCGACGAAGAGCGCTACGAGGTCATCCGGGCCAACGTGGGCCTGCTCAGGCCGCTGCAGGTGGGCATCGCCGTCTGCACCGACGACGGCCGGCGCTTCGCGTGGGAGTTCAACCTGCGGGGGTTCGACGTCGCCTCCCCAAAACACGCGAGAGACCCCAagtccgtcgcctacctcgccagCCACGGCGTCGACTTCAGCCGGCTTCCCCGGGACGGCATCGACGGCTTCAGGCTCCGCTGGCTGCTTCGGGACTCCGGCCTCATCAGAGCCCGGCCGTCGTGGGCGACCTTCACCGGCGCCTACCACGTCGCCTACTTCGTGACCATGATGTACGGCGAGAAGCTCCCGGACAGCGTCGACGACTTCATGAAGATGGCGCGAGACCTTATCGGGCGGCAGTTGTACGATGTCAAGCGGCTGGCGCGGGAGCACGATCGGAGCTGCGTAGGCGCGCTGAGCAATGTCGTGGAGAAGCTGAACGTCATGCCGCCCCGTGAAGGGATCTCCAAGTCGAAGCCTGCCGGCACAGGTAGCATGCTAGCGCTACTGGCCTTCGAGACGTTGAAGCACAAACTAGGCCCTAACATGGAGAAGTACCGCCACGAGCTCTGTGGGCTTCAGGTTGTCTAA
- the LOC127312143 gene encoding E3 ubiquitin-protein ligase ATL9-like encodes MPLKLALIVAAPVGITCAILYLAGVPWRINIRIATFLLVFLFVAGLCERARARARLRRLQHEQDPESDQSMAALPREPAVGLGRTEIAGLPVYKYEKLERGGGEGDQCAVCLAEIRPKEVVKQLPACTHLFYEGCIDVWLWSHRTCPVCRCPVEVSAVPAVEVAARAL; translated from the coding sequence ATGCCGCTCAAGCTCGCGCTCATCGTCGCTGCTCCGGTGGGAATAACCTGTGCCATACTGTACCTGGCAGGTGTCCCCTGGAGAATCAACATCCGCATCGCCACCTTCCTGCTCGTCTTCCTCTTCGTCGCCGGGCTGTGCGAGCGCGCGCGCGCTCGCGCCAGGTTGCGACGCCTGCAGCATGAGCAAGATCCGGAGAGTGACCAGTCCATGGCGGCGCTTCCACGGGAACCGGCCGTCGGGCTAGGACGGACTGAGATCGCCGGTCTGCCGGTGTACAAGTACGAGAAGCTGGAGCGCGGCGGCGGAGAGGGCGACCAGTGCGCCGTGTGCCTCGCCGAGATTAGGCCAAAGGAGGTGGTGAAGCAGCTGCCGGCGTGCACGCACCTGTTCTACGAAGGGTGCATCGACGTGTGGCTGTGGTCGCACCGGACGTGTCCGGTGTGCCGGTGTCCGGTGGAGGTCTCTGCCGTGCCGGCTGTGGAAGTTGCCGCCCGTGCTTTGTAA